Proteins co-encoded in one Meiothermus sp. genomic window:
- a CDS encoding enoyl-CoA hydratase/isomerase family protein, which translates to MILSTDHQNIRLLTLADPQRRNPLSPALVQELLAALESAAQDPAIRAVVLTGAGPAFSAGADLEFLKNVTTAGAEANYAHSQELMRLFHRVYTFPKPTIAAINGPAVAGGAGLATACDLAIMSEQAQLGYTEVKIGFVAALVGVILVRNVGEKHAKELLLSGKLIPAQEAYRMGLVNRVVPPEQVLDEALALAQEVSANAPTSLKLTKELLHALPGMGLEDGFRLAAIANAWVRETGDLAEGIAAFFEKRPPRF; encoded by the coding sequence ATGATCCTCTCAACCGACCACCAAAATATTCGGCTCCTAACCCTGGCCGACCCCCAGCGGCGCAACCCGCTCTCCCCCGCCCTGGTGCAAGAGTTGCTGGCCGCGCTCGAGTCCGCCGCGCAGGATCCGGCCATCCGGGCCGTGGTGCTCACCGGCGCGGGCCCGGCCTTTAGCGCCGGAGCCGATCTGGAGTTCCTTAAGAACGTGACCACCGCGGGGGCCGAGGCCAACTATGCCCACTCCCAAGAGCTGATGCGCCTGTTTCACCGGGTCTACACCTTCCCCAAACCTACCATCGCCGCCATCAACGGCCCGGCAGTGGCCGGCGGGGCCGGGCTGGCTACGGCCTGCGACCTCGCCATCATGAGCGAGCAGGCCCAGTTGGGCTACACCGAGGTGAAGATCGGTTTTGTGGCCGCGCTGGTGGGGGTAATCCTGGTGCGCAACGTGGGGGAGAAACACGCCAAGGAACTGCTCCTGAGCGGTAAGCTCATCCCGGCCCAGGAAGCCTACCGGATGGGCCTGGTCAACCGGGTGGTGCCACCCGAGCAGGTGCTGGACGAAGCCCTGGCCCTGGCGCAGGAAGTGAGCGCCAACGCCCCGACCTCGCTCAAGCTGACCAAAGAGCTGCTCCACGCCCTGCCCGGGATGGGCCTCGAGGACGGCTTCCGGCTGGCCGCCATCGCCAACGCCTGGGTGCGCGAGACCGGCGACCTGGCCGAGGGCATCGCCGCTTTCTTCGAGAAGCGCCCGCCCCGTTTTTAG
- a CDS encoding DJ-1/PfpI family protein — translation MRLGVLLTPGFLEAEAALVMEAARLLGWERFTVARGRTALEGSAGAVWTPKYTFVARPELDVLVIPGGPNMRKLGRDLEHQDWLNEVWGSLRAVFAGANGALLLWEAGHVSGQVAAHPIAAEALAGTALERSKAPHHWQGKVCTTQGYLALARAVLDWAGFAEEARAHLGLVG, via the coding sequence ATGCGTTTAGGCGTTTTACTCACACCGGGGTTCCTGGAAGCCGAGGCGGCACTGGTGATGGAGGCTGCCCGGCTTTTGGGCTGGGAGCGGTTTACCGTGGCGCGGGGCCGCACCGCGCTCGAGGGCAGCGCCGGTGCGGTCTGGACACCCAAGTACACCTTTGTGGCACGCCCCGAGCTGGACGTGCTGGTGATACCCGGCGGCCCCAACATGCGCAAGCTGGGGCGCGACCTCGAGCACCAGGACTGGCTCAACGAGGTGTGGGGCAGCCTGCGGGCGGTGTTCGCCGGGGCCAACGGCGCTTTGCTGCTGTGGGAGGCCGGCCATGTTTCGGGCCAGGTGGCCGCCCACCCCATCGCCGCAGAGGCGCTGGCGGGAACTGCTCTAGAACGCAGCAAAGCACCCCATCACTGGCAGGGCAAGGTCTGCACCACCCAGGGCTACCTGGCCCTGGCCAGGGCCGTGCTGGACTGGGCCGGCTTTGCCGAGGAGGCCAGGGCCCACCTTGGCCTAGTCGGTTGA
- a CDS encoding ATP-dependent helicase yields MSDLLSSLNPSQQEAVLHFEGPALVVAGAGSGKTRTVVHRIAYLLRERRVYPTEILAVTFTNKAAGEMKERLEKMVGRAARDLWVSTFHAAAVRILRAYGEYVGLKPGFVIYDDDDQNSLLKEILKELALEAKPGPFRAMIDRIKNRGAGLAEFLRDAPDFIGGVPKDVAAEVYRKYQSSLRMQGAVDFNDLLLLTIELFEQQPEVLHKVRQRARFIHVDEYQDTNPVQYALTRLLAGERPNLMVVGDPDQSIYGFRSADINNILDFTKDYPGARVIRLEENYRSSSSILQVANAVIEKNALRLDKVLRPTKAGGEPVRLYRAPNAREEAAFVAREITRLGSFQQIAVLYRTNAQSRLLEEHLRRANVPVRLVGAVGFFERREVKDLLAYGRVAVNPADSINLRRIVNTPPRGIGATTVAKLVEHAQKTGTTVFEAFRAAEEVISRPQQVQAFVRLLDELMEAAFESGPTDFFERVLDATGFREALKQEQDGEDRLQNVEELLRAARDWEAEEGGSLSDFLDSVALTAKAEEPQGDAPAEAVTLMTLHNAKGLEFPTVFLVGLEENLLPHRNSLNRLEDLEEERRLLYVGITRAQERLYLSYAEERETYGKREYTRPSRFLEDIPPELLKEVGAFGDSEARVLSHARLEPKPKTQLAEFKGGEKVRHPKFGSGTVVAAMGGEVTVMFPGLGLKKLAVKFAGLERLD; encoded by the coding sequence ATGTCCGACCTCCTTTCCTCCCTTAATCCCTCCCAGCAGGAGGCTGTTTTGCACTTTGAAGGCCCGGCTCTGGTGGTAGCAGGGGCTGGTTCGGGTAAAACCCGCACGGTGGTACACCGGATTGCCTACCTGCTCCGCGAGCGCCGCGTTTATCCGACCGAAATTTTGGCGGTAACTTTTACCAACAAGGCTGCCGGCGAGATGAAGGAGCGCCTGGAAAAAATGGTGGGCCGAGCAGCGAGGGATCTCTGGGTCTCCACCTTCCATGCGGCGGCCGTGCGCATACTGCGCGCTTATGGCGAGTATGTGGGCCTCAAGCCGGGGTTTGTAATTTACGACGACGACGACCAAAACTCGCTTTTGAAAGAAATTTTGAAGGAACTGGCGCTCGAGGCCAAGCCAGGCCCTTTCCGGGCCATGATCGACCGCATCAAAAACCGGGGCGCAGGGTTGGCGGAGTTCCTGCGCGATGCCCCCGACTTTATTGGAGGTGTACCAAAAGATGTTGCAGCCGAGGTCTACCGCAAATACCAGAGCAGCCTGCGTATGCAGGGTGCGGTGGACTTCAACGACCTGCTGCTCCTGACCATTGAGCTATTCGAGCAGCAACCTGAGGTGTTGCATAAAGTGCGGCAGCGGGCGCGCTTTATTCATGTGGACGAGTACCAGGATACCAATCCGGTGCAGTATGCGCTCACCCGCCTCTTGGCCGGCGAACGTCCCAACCTGATGGTGGTAGGCGACCCCGACCAAAGCATCTACGGTTTCCGGAGCGCCGACATCAACAACATCCTCGATTTCACCAAAGACTACCCCGGTGCCAGGGTTATTCGCCTGGAGGAAAATTACCGCTCGAGCAGCAGTATCCTTCAGGTAGCGAATGCGGTTATCGAGAAGAATGCCCTGCGTCTTGATAAGGTGCTGCGCCCGACCAAAGCAGGGGGCGAGCCCGTGCGCCTGTACCGCGCACCCAATGCCCGCGAAGAAGCTGCTTTTGTAGCCCGCGAGATAACCCGGCTCGGCAGCTTTCAGCAGATTGCCGTGCTTTACCGAACCAACGCCCAGTCGCGCTTGCTGGAAGAACATCTGCGGCGGGCCAACGTGCCGGTACGCTTGGTGGGGGCGGTGGGGTTTTTTGAACGCCGGGAAGTAAAGGACTTGCTGGCCTATGGGCGTGTTGCGGTCAATCCGGCCGACTCGATTAACCTGCGCCGTATCGTCAATACGCCCCCTCGAGGGATTGGAGCAACGACGGTTGCTAAGCTAGTTGAGCACGCTCAGAAGACCGGAACCACGGTGTTTGAGGCCTTTCGTGCTGCCGAGGAGGTTATCAGTCGTCCCCAGCAAGTGCAGGCCTTTGTACGCCTGCTGGACGAGTTGATGGAGGCTGCTTTTGAATCTGGCCCCACCGACTTTTTTGAGCGCGTGCTGGATGCCACGGGTTTTCGGGAGGCCCTGAAGCAAGAGCAAGATGGCGAAGACCGTCTGCAGAACGTGGAAGAACTGTTGCGGGCGGCTCGAGACTGGGAAGCAGAAGAGGGGGGTAGCCTCTCCGACTTCCTCGACTCGGTGGCCCTTACCGCTAAAGCCGAGGAGCCGCAGGGCGATGCCCCGGCAGAGGCCGTAACCCTCATGACCCTGCACAACGCCAAGGGCCTCGAGTTCCCCACGGTATTTCTGGTGGGTCTGGAAGAAAACCTGCTGCCCCACCGCAACAGCCTGAACCGGCTGGAAGACCTGGAAGAGGAGCGGCGCTTGTTGTATGTAGGGATTACCAGGGCCCAGGAGCGGCTTTACCTGTCCTATGCCGAAGAGCGTGAAACTTACGGCAAACGCGAGTACACCCGCCCTAGCCGCTTTCTGGAAGACATTCCCCCAGAGCTACTCAAGGAGGTAGGGGCTTTTGGTGATAGCGAGGCTCGGGTTCTCTCGCATGCCCGCCTGGAGCCCAAGCCCAAAACCCAGCTTGCTGAGTTCAAAGGCGGCGAGAAAGTCAGGCACCCCAAGTTTGGCAGCGGGACGGTGGTGGCTGCAATGGGGGGAGAAGTCACAGTGATGTTCCCTGGCCTGGGCCTGAAAAAGTTGGCGGTCAAGTTTGCGGGCCTCGAGCGGCTCGATTGA
- the ychF gene encoding redox-regulated ATPase YchF yields MASLGVGIVGLPNVGKSTLFNAITKAGALAANYPFATIDKNVGVVTLPDPRLNALQKLFIKGERVPPIVPTHVEFVDIAGLVKGAHKGEGLGNQFLANIREVAAIAHVVRCFEDPNVVHVAGKVDPLDDLETINTELALADLQTIEKRLDKLRKSAKSDKDDKALLETLEPLMAHLSQGQPIRTYTGADPELLARAARELGLLTYKPVIYVCNVAEEDLPEGAQNPHVQKVREVAEREGAEVVVVSAKIEAELAELSEEEAQEYLRALGLEESGLNRLVRTAYHTLGLQTFFTAGEKEVRAWTIRKGTKAPQAAGEIHSDLERGFIRAEVIEWHRLVEAGGWASAKEKGWVRTEGKDYVVQDGDVVLILFNV; encoded by the coding sequence ATGGCATCGCTCGGAGTCGGAATCGTCGGTCTTCCCAATGTGGGCAAATCCACGCTGTTTAACGCCATCACCAAAGCGGGCGCTCTTGCGGCCAACTACCCCTTTGCCACCATTGACAAGAACGTGGGGGTGGTCACCCTGCCCGACCCCCGCCTGAACGCCTTGCAAAAGCTCTTTATCAAGGGCGAGCGGGTGCCGCCCATCGTGCCTACCCACGTGGAGTTTGTGGACATCGCCGGTCTGGTCAAGGGCGCGCACAAAGGCGAGGGGCTGGGCAACCAGTTCCTGGCCAACATCCGCGAGGTGGCGGCCATCGCCCACGTGGTGCGCTGCTTCGAAGACCCCAACGTGGTGCACGTGGCGGGTAAGGTAGACCCCCTGGACGACCTCGAGACCATCAACACCGAGCTGGCCCTGGCCGACCTCCAGACCATCGAGAAACGCCTGGACAAACTGCGCAAAAGCGCCAAAAGCGACAAGGACGACAAAGCCCTCCTGGAGACGCTCGAGCCCCTTATGGCGCACCTCTCCCAGGGCCAGCCCATCCGCACCTACACCGGGGCCGACCCCGAGCTGCTGGCCCGGGCGGCCCGCGAACTTGGCCTGCTCACCTACAAGCCGGTAATTTACGTATGCAACGTGGCCGAGGAAGACCTGCCGGAGGGCGCTCAGAACCCCCACGTGCAAAAAGTGCGCGAAGTGGCCGAGCGGGAGGGGGCCGAGGTGGTAGTGGTCTCGGCCAAGATCGAGGCCGAGCTGGCCGAACTCTCCGAGGAGGAGGCCCAGGAGTACCTGCGCGCTCTGGGCCTGGAGGAGTCGGGGCTCAACCGGCTGGTGCGCACCGCCTACCACACCCTGGGCCTGCAAACCTTCTTCACCGCCGGCGAAAAGGAGGTGCGGGCCTGGACCATCCGCAAAGGCACCAAGGCCCCCCAGGCCGCCGGCGAGATCCACTCCGACCTCGAGCGCGGCTTCATCCGGGCCGAGGTCATCGAGTGGCACAGGCTGGTGGAGGCCGGCGGCTGGGCCAGCGCCAAGGAAAAGGGCTGGGT
- the infC gene encoding translation initiation factor IF-3 produces MTKDVPVNERIRVRQVRLIDENGTQVGVVDTREALRMAKEREYDLVLVSPNAVPPVARLLDYGKWRYEQQQAEKEARKKAKRTELKSMKLRPKIEAHDYNTKLGHIRRFLEEGHKVKVTIMFRGREMAHQELGYKLLERIAKDLEGVGFVEMRPEMLGRDMNMVMAPGSKPSAPVAPSSSPSNPA; encoded by the coding sequence ATAACCAAGGATGTTCCAGTAAATGAGCGGATTCGGGTACGTCAGGTACGGCTGATTGACGAAAACGGCACACAGGTTGGGGTGGTAGACACCCGCGAAGCCCTGCGCATGGCTAAAGAGCGCGAGTACGACTTGGTTCTGGTCTCGCCCAACGCAGTCCCGCCGGTAGCCCGGCTGCTCGACTACGGCAAGTGGCGCTACGAGCAGCAGCAGGCCGAGAAAGAGGCCCGCAAGAAAGCCAAGCGCACCGAGCTCAAAAGCATGAAGCTCCGCCCCAAAATCGAGGCCCACGACTACAACACCAAGCTGGGGCACATCCGGCGCTTCCTCGAGGAAGGGCACAAGGTTAAGGTCACCATTATGTTCCGAGGGCGTGAGATGGCCCACCAGGAACTGGGTTATAAACTGCTGGAACGCATCGCCAAGGACTTGGAAGGCGTGGGTTTTGTGGAGATGCGCCCGGAGATGCTGGGCCGCGACATGAACATGGTAATGGCCCCGGGTTCCAAACCGTCGGCTCCGGTAGCGCCCTCTAGCTCGCCCTCAAACCCTGCTTAA
- a CDS encoding thioesterase family protein translates to MRFPVRVPIEVRFSDLDTLKHVNNAVYLTYDEVARGHYLRRAGAAIDSGNFVMARAEVDYIRPILFAEPVEIAIRVEKVGNSSFRTLSETWASGELAARIKVVVVWLEDGKPARIPDWLRQAIRAMESEPVEGL, encoded by the coding sequence ATGCGGTTTCCGGTGCGCGTTCCCATCGAAGTACGCTTTAGCGACCTAGACACCCTCAAACACGTCAACAACGCAGTGTATCTGACCTACGACGAGGTGGCCCGGGGCCACTACCTGCGCCGGGCTGGGGCGGCCATAGACAGCGGCAACTTTGTCATGGCCCGGGCCGAGGTGGATTACATCCGCCCCATCCTGTTTGCCGAGCCGGTGGAAATTGCCATCCGGGTGGAGAAGGTGGGCAACTCGAGCTTCCGCACCCTGAGCGAGACCTGGGCCAGCGGGGAGCTGGCCGCCCGCATCAAGGTGGTGGTGGTCTGGCTCGAGGATGGCAAACCCGCCCGCATTCCCGACTGGCTGCGCCAGGCCATCCGGGCTATGGAGAGCGAACCGGTAGAGGGTTTGTAA
- a CDS encoding DUF2089 domain-containing protein yields MRPFPMPTQCPVEGCHGHLHVTGLVCPECRTEIRGEFQPNEFALLPPEHLEFLRLYIKVRGNLKEVERILGLSYPTIRARFETLLKVLGYEYQEVPESPSPQEKEAILDALEKGQISAAEAAERLRALKRR; encoded by the coding sequence ATGAGACCTTTCCCCATGCCCACCCAGTGCCCGGTAGAAGGCTGCCACGGGCATCTGCACGTCACCGGGCTGGTCTGCCCCGAGTGTCGCACCGAGATTCGGGGCGAGTTCCAGCCCAACGAGTTTGCCCTGCTGCCGCCCGAGCACCTCGAGTTTTTGCGCCTGTACATCAAGGTGCGGGGCAACCTCAAGGAAGTGGAACGCATTCTGGGGCTTTCGTACCCCACCATCCGGGCCCGCTTCGAGACCCTGCTCAAGGTGCTGGGCTACGAGTACCAGGAAGTGCCCGAGAGCCCCAGCCCCCAGGAGAAGGAGGCCATCCTTGATGCCCTGGAAAAGGGCCAGATCAGCGCCGCCGAGGCCGCCGAACGGCTAAGGGCCCTAAAAAGGCGCTAA
- a CDS encoding S10 family peptidase → MPEETKTPDQKPAPQDQLSITQHSIRIAGRELRYRVTCGTMVLREESEKEGTAEGHKPRATVFFVAYTKDDTTDPGQRPITFSFNGGPGSSSVWLHLGLLGPKRVEMGDAGALTPPPYRLVDNEHTLLEVSDLVFIDPVGTGYSRMLEGEKTREYHGFKRDLESVGEFIRLYTHRYGRWASPKYLIGESYGTTRAAGLSGYLQERHGMYLNGIMLVSSILDFSTARFNPGNDLPHILFLPTFSATAWYHRKLPRDLQQKPLEALLKEVEAFALGEYTLALMQGSKLPATEQKRIAQQLARYTGLSEAYVQACNLRLEIMRFTKELLRAERKTVGRLDSRFTGTDRDAAGATFEYDPSYAAIQGPYTATLNQYVRQELGFQSDLPYEILSNLYTNWSYKEFENQYLNVAETLRKAISMNPFLQVYVGSGYYDLATPYFATDYTLNHLSLEPHLQKNLQVHYYPAGHMMYVHLPSLAQQAADLKKFIQRTIPGQPKRKASRSKT, encoded by the coding sequence ATGCCGGAAGAAACCAAAACCCCCGACCAGAAGCCCGCGCCGCAAGACCAGCTCTCCATCACCCAACACAGCATCCGAATCGCCGGCAGGGAGCTGCGCTACCGCGTGACCTGCGGAACCATGGTGCTGCGCGAGGAGTCGGAAAAAGAGGGCACCGCCGAAGGGCACAAACCCAGGGCCACGGTTTTTTTTGTGGCCTACACCAAGGACGACACAACTGACCCGGGCCAGCGCCCCATCACCTTCTCGTTCAACGGGGGGCCGGGTTCGTCCTCGGTCTGGCTGCACCTGGGGCTCCTGGGGCCCAAGCGGGTGGAGATGGGCGACGCCGGGGCGCTTACACCACCCCCGTACCGGCTGGTGGACAACGAGCACACCCTGCTCGAGGTGAGCGACCTGGTGTTTATTGACCCGGTGGGCACCGGCTACAGCCGCATGCTCGAGGGCGAGAAAACCAGGGAGTACCACGGCTTCAAGCGCGACCTCGAGAGCGTCGGGGAGTTCATCCGCCTCTACACCCACCGCTACGGGCGCTGGGCCAGCCCCAAGTACCTGATTGGCGAGAGCTACGGCACCACCCGGGCGGCGGGCCTGTCGGGGTACCTGCAAGAGCGGCACGGGATGTACCTGAACGGCATCATGCTGGTGAGCAGCATCCTGGACTTCAGCACCGCCCGCTTCAACCCCGGCAACGACCTGCCGCACATCCTGTTCCTGCCCACCTTTAGCGCCACCGCCTGGTATCACCGCAAACTGCCCAGAGACCTGCAACAAAAGCCGCTCGAGGCCCTCCTCAAAGAAGTGGAGGCCTTCGCCCTGGGCGAGTACACCCTGGCCCTGATGCAGGGCAGCAAGCTACCGGCCACCGAGCAGAAGCGCATCGCCCAGCAGCTCGCACGCTACACCGGCCTCTCGGAGGCGTATGTGCAGGCCTGCAACCTGCGCCTCGAGATCATGCGCTTTACCAAAGAACTCCTGCGCGCCGAACGCAAAACCGTGGGACGGCTGGACAGCCGCTTCACCGGCACCGACCGCGACGCCGCCGGGGCCACCTTTGAGTACGACCCCAGCTACGCCGCCATCCAGGGGCCCTATACCGCTACCCTCAACCAGTACGTGCGGCAGGAGCTGGGCTTCCAGAGCGACCTGCCCTACGAAATTCTGTCCAACCTGTACACCAACTGGAGCTACAAGGAGTTCGAGAACCAGTACCTGAACGTGGCTGAAACCCTGCGCAAGGCCATCTCCATGAACCCTTTTTTACAGGTGTACGTGGGCAGCGGCTACTACGACCTGGCTACGCCTTATTTCGCCACCGACTACACCCTCAACCACCTGAGCCTCGAGCCCCACCTGCAAAAAAACCTCCAGGTGCACTACTACCCCGCCGGCCACATGATGTACGTGCACCTGCCCTCGCTGGCCCAGCAGGCCGCCGACCTGAAGAAGTTCATCCAAAGAACGATCCCAGGCCAGCCCAAGCGCAAAGCGTCCCGCTCAAAAACTTGA
- a CDS encoding S41 family peptidase, producing MDSRRLWGVVWVLWAGLALASPAQDLLDEVSRLLGDYYGGFSQVRLQELKQKYQGELEKVCAQEVSCPSNKAYPLIQALVADYGDRHTRYFTPEDYAEIQRRLAGSSSSRPQLGVQLQVVSGLEGLLVVEVSAQTPAEEAGLRRGDRILAINGEALPQAEGERMEFLRERVASGAPLKLTVQRAQQRLELEVLPRIISLRQLPTLSLRPDGVAVLRIPSFGGYQQVGPRIHELVRQAQAAGAQAMVIDLRNNGGGVLSECLVGAGAFVKETYRRLQDNLRASEQGYKDGYYYFRSGGRERPQYEVQAAYWTGPVVVLVNERTASCAEYFTFDLQEGRQAPVIGQPTAGVGNTATVFLRLSDGSGLQITTSRAQRKDGSYYPERVTPTLNLSDDWYALAEGRDLLLEKAVELLMSADVGLERE from the coding sequence ATGGACAGCCGGCGGCTTTGGGGGGTTGTATGGGTGCTGTGGGCGGGGCTGGCGCTGGCCAGCCCGGCGCAGGATCTGCTCGACGAGGTAAGCCGTTTGCTGGGCGATTACTACGGCGGGTTTTCCCAGGTCAGGCTGCAGGAACTCAAACAGAAGTACCAGGGGGAGCTGGAGAAGGTCTGTGCCCAGGAGGTGAGCTGCCCCAGCAACAAAGCCTATCCGCTTATTCAGGCCCTGGTGGCCGACTATGGCGACCGGCACACCCGCTACTTCACCCCCGAAGACTACGCCGAGATTCAAAGGCGGCTGGCCGGAAGCAGCAGCAGCCGCCCCCAACTGGGGGTGCAGCTCCAGGTGGTCTCGGGGCTGGAAGGTCTCCTGGTGGTGGAAGTAAGCGCCCAAACCCCCGCCGAGGAGGCCGGGTTGCGCCGGGGTGACCGCATTCTGGCTATCAACGGCGAGGCGCTGCCCCAGGCCGAAGGCGAGCGCATGGAATTTTTGCGCGAGCGGGTGGCCTCGGGAGCCCCCCTCAAACTGACCGTCCAGCGGGCCCAGCAGCGCCTGGAGCTCGAGGTACTCCCCCGCATTATCTCCCTGCGGCAGTTGCCCACCCTCAGCCTCCGGCCCGATGGGGTGGCGGTCTTGCGCATCCCTTCCTTTGGCGGCTACCAGCAGGTAGGGCCGCGAATCCATGAGCTGGTACGGCAGGCCCAGGCTGCAGGGGCCCAGGCCATGGTCATAGACCTGCGCAACAACGGCGGCGGGGTGCTGAGCGAGTGTCTGGTGGGGGCCGGGGCCTTTGTGAAGGAGACCTACCGCCGCTTGCAGGATAACCTGCGGGCCAGCGAGCAGGGCTATAAAGATGGCTACTACTACTTTCGCTCGGGAGGCCGGGAACGCCCACAGTACGAGGTGCAGGCCGCCTACTGGACGGGCCCGGTGGTGGTGCTGGTGAACGAGCGCACCGCCTCGTGCGCCGAGTACTTCACCTTCGACCTGCAAGAGGGCCGCCAGGCCCCGGTCATCGGCCAGCCGACCGCTGGTGTGGGCAACACCGCCACGGTCTTCCTGCGCCTGAGCGATGGCTCGGGTCTGCAGATCACCACCTCGAGGGCCCAGCGCAAAGACGGCAGCTACTACCCCGAGCGGGTAACCCCCACCCTGAACCTTTCCGACGACTGGTACGCCCTGGCCGAAGGGCGCGATCTGCTGCTGGAGAAAGCCGTCGAACTCTTGATGAGTGCGGATGTTGGCCTGGAGCGGGAGTAG
- a CDS encoding M3 family oligoendopeptidase, with protein sequence MSQAITELPTWDLDALFPGFESEKFKSTWQQVADQLQDLQEFIERQRIGRGDAATDRATFEALLDKLNTFGDTLGPLFAYVLMRVDTDSADAEAQAKLSELELLHLEFQKLRPRLQRWLAGLEADAVGAGDYRILIEEAQVLARHLMSEAEEVLAAELSLSGGRAWVKLHGNLTSQITAVLNGEEQPITAVRNLAMHPDEAVRKAAYEAELKAWKANEVALAAALNGYKGEVSTLNRKRGWEDDLAPALFENRIGRKTLEALQQAMVESLPHWRRYFAAKARALGKERLDWWDLFAPIVRPGQTPKKWSWEEGRRFIVEHLSGFSQAAADLAERAYAEGWMDAPPRKGKVGGAYCTPVGQGASRILLNHEDSFESISTLAHELGHAYHNYCLREVPYLLRQEPMTLAETASIMNETVIGEAALRVLPPADQLGVLEGGLQSAAQVIVDIHSRFLFEQAVFARRRARELSAEEFCDLMLEAQQATYGEALATYHPYMWAVKGHYYGSNFYNFPYAFGLLFGLALYQRYRQEGPGFVARYEELLASVGKYPAEQLAARFGFDLESVAFWREGMAVLLARIERFEALLNQ encoded by the coding sequence ATGAGCCAAGCCATCACCGAACTTCCAACCTGGGATCTGGACGCCTTGTTTCCGGGCTTCGAATCTGAAAAGTTCAAGTCTACCTGGCAGCAGGTGGCCGACCAGTTGCAGGATTTACAGGAGTTCATCGAAAGGCAGCGTATAGGCCGGGGCGATGCCGCCACCGACCGCGCCACCTTCGAGGCCCTGCTGGACAAGCTGAACACCTTTGGCGATACCCTGGGGCCCCTCTTTGCCTATGTGCTGATGCGGGTGGATACCGATAGCGCCGACGCGGAGGCCCAGGCCAAGCTTTCCGAGCTCGAGCTGCTCCATCTGGAGTTCCAGAAACTGCGCCCCCGCCTGCAACGCTGGCTGGCTGGCCTCGAGGCCGATGCGGTGGGTGCCGGCGATTACCGGATTCTCATCGAGGAAGCCCAAGTGCTGGCCCGGCACCTGATGTCGGAAGCAGAAGAGGTGCTGGCCGCCGAGCTTTCGCTCTCGGGGGGGCGGGCCTGGGTCAAGCTGCACGGCAACCTGACCAGCCAGATTACGGCGGTGTTGAATGGCGAGGAGCAGCCCATCACGGCGGTGCGCAACCTGGCCATGCACCCCGACGAGGCGGTGCGTAAAGCCGCCTACGAAGCCGAGCTAAAGGCCTGGAAAGCCAACGAAGTGGCCCTTGCAGCAGCCCTGAACGGCTACAAGGGCGAGGTCTCGACCCTCAACCGCAAGCGCGGCTGGGAAGACGACCTGGCCCCGGCCCTGTTTGAAAACCGCATTGGCCGCAAGACCCTCGAGGCCCTGCAACAGGCCATGGTGGAGAGCCTGCCCCACTGGCGGCGCTACTTTGCGGCCAAAGCCCGGGCCCTGGGCAAGGAGCGGCTGGACTGGTGGGACTTGTTCGCCCCCATCGTGCGGCCCGGCCAGACCCCCAAAAAGTGGAGCTGGGAAGAGGGCCGGCGCTTTATCGTGGAGCACCTGTCGGGCTTCTCGCAGGCCGCTGCCGATCTGGCCGAGCGGGCCTATGCCGAAGGCTGGATGGACGCCCCACCCCGCAAGGGCAAGGTGGGCGGGGCCTACTGCACCCCGGTGGGGCAGGGGGCCTCGCGCATCCTGCTCAACCACGAGGATAGCTTCGAGTCTATTTCCACCCTGGCCCACGAGCTGGGCCACGCCTACCACAACTACTGTTTGCGCGAGGTGCCCTATCTGTTGCGCCAGGAGCCCATGACCCTGGCCGAGACGGCCTCCATCATGAACGAGACCGTAATCGGGGAGGCCGCGCTTAGGGTGCTGCCGCCCGCCGACCAACTGGGGGTGCTCGAGGGCGGTTTGCAAAGTGCGGCCCAGGTGATCGTGGACATTCACTCGCGCTTCCTGTTCGAGCAGGCGGTGTTTGCCCGGCGGCGGGCGCGGGAGCTATCGGCCGAGGAGTTTTGTGACTTGATGCTCGAGGCCCAGCAGGCCACCTATGGCGAGGCCCTGGCTACCTACCATCCCTACATGTGGGCGGTAAAGGGCCACTACTACGGCTCCAACTTCTATAACTTCCCCTATGCCTTTGGGCTTTTGTTTGGGCTGGCCCTTTACCAGCGCTACCGGCAGGAAGGCCCGGGGTTTGTGGCCCGCTACGAGGAGCTGCTGGCCTCGGTGGGCAAGTACCCCGCCGAGCAACTGGCGGCCCGCTTTGGCTTCGATCTGGAGTCGGTGGCCTTTTGGCGGGAGGGGATGGCCGTGCTGCTGGCCCGCATCGAGCGTTTCGAGGCGTTGCTAAACCAATGA